TTTAAATTTTATGTTTACACAGACCGCATCTTCTATTGAATAATAAGGAGGCACTTCTTTATTCTTTCCTTTAACAGCAAAAGCATGAACACTTTCAGCATCTCCACAGAAAAATCTTGTTAAATTTACAGTATGGGTTACCTGCTCATGAAATTGCCCTCCACTCTTATCTTTCTGAACCCACCATTTCCATATTCCTTTCTCAGATTGCCTTGGGGTCCCTCCTATCCATCCTCCAAGTATCAAAACAGGTTGACTTTTTTCACTCAAATCCTTTACCATTTTTACTCCCCTTCTATATCTGTTCATATATAAAACACAGGTAAGCAATTTTTTTTCCTTAACACCTTCAAGAATTTCTTTACACAAACCCAAGTCAAGTCCAACAGGTTTTTCAACGGCAAATGGAATATTTTTTTCTATTGCATAGAGTTCTGCACCATGAGCAAATGGAGGAAGGCAAAAAAATATACAATTAAGTTCTTCATTATTTATCATTTCTTTTGCATTTTTATAATATTTTCCTTTATATTTTTCTGCAATAAATTTACCTCTTTGTTCATCTATATCACAGAATGCAGAAAGTTGTACATCCGGAAAATTAGATAAAGCATTTAAATGTGCCTCTGCTATCCCTCCACATCCAACAAAACCAACCTTCATTTTCATTTTTTCCTCCTTTTTTGTAAATTTCAACTTACTTTTATTTTACTACTTTTACTTTGATAAAATCAAGCAGAGTGATATAATAAAACAAAAAGAAGAGGGATAATATGAAGATAACAGGGATTTGTGGTAGTCCAAGAGGAGAAAAAAGCAATACGAAAAAATTATTATTAAAATTTCTTGAAGTATGTAAGGAAAAAGGTGCTGATACAGAAATTATTGATTTAAGTAAATATAAAGTAGGTTTCTGTCTTGCCTGTGAAATATGCCATAAACAGCCATCCTGTCCTTTAAAAGATGATAGAAATTTAATAGTTGAAAAAATGCTTATATCAGATGGAATTGTTTTTGCTTCTCCTGTTTATATAGACAGTGTTTCTGCCCAACTTAAAGGTTTTTTTGATAGAACAAGTCATTTTATACACTGCCTCAGATTAAATGGGAAATATACATTCGGGATTGTGACAAGTGGAAGCGGAAGAGGAGAGACGGTTCTTGATTATATAAAACATTATTCAAATATTGTTGGAGCACAGTTTGTTAGCGGAATAAATGTAAGAGTGCCTTTAAAAGATGAGGATTTTAATAAAGTGATTGTTTATGCAGAAGATTTTTTAAAAGCAATTGAAGAAAAGAGAGAATATAAAGACCAGATGGAAAAAATTGAGAAAAATAAGGGATACTTCAAAAAACTTGTTGAGATGAGAAAAGAAGAATGGAAATATGAATACGAATACTGGCAGAAAGTTAAATAAAGAAGTTGAGAATGTTAATCCTTCTTAAATACTATTTGACCCGAACCTTCTTATTTTGTAGAATTTATAATTATGGAAAAGGAAATAAAAAGACAACTTGAAGTGATTAAAAGAGGCGTTGTTGAAATAATAGAGGAAGAGGAGTTAGAGACAAAATTAAAAGAATCAATAGAGAAAAATAAACCTCTGAGAATTAAATACGGAATAGACCCGACCGCTCCTGAAATACATCTCGGACATACTGTTCCAATAAAAAAATTAAGGGATTTTCAGAATTTAGGACATAAAGTCATTTTTTTAATTGGAGATTTTACTGCAAGAATTGGAGACCCAACAGGAAGAAAAGAGACAAGGCCTATTTTATCAGTTGAAGAAATACAGAAAAATTTGTCATCATATAAAGAACAGGTAAGTAAACTTCTTGATATTGATAAAACAGAATTTGTCTATAATTCAACATGGCTTTCCAAACTAAATCTTGAAGAAATTATTAAACTTACTTCAATTTTTACAGTCGCTCAGATACTTGAAAGAGAGGACTTTACTGCAAGATATAAAGAAAAAAAACCAATATTTTTACATGAATTTTTATATCCACTTTTACAGGGTTATGATTCATATGTACTTAATGCAGATATTGAGATAGGAGCGACTGAACAGAAATTTAATCTTCTTGCTGGAAGAACAATTCAGTCATATCTTGGACAGGAAAAACAGGTAGTTATAACAATGCCAATACTTGTTGGGACAGATGGAAAATTGAAAATGAGCAAAAGTTATGGAAATCATATACCGATAAATACAGACCCTTTTGATATGTTCGGGAAAATTATGTCAATACCTGATAGTATAATGGAAGATTACTTCTCCTTGCTTACAGATATAGAACCAGAAACTTACAGAAGTATGATTGAAGAAAACCCCAGAGATGCAAAAGCATATCTTGCAAAGGAAATTGTTAAATTTTTCTTTGGTAAAGAGAAAGCAGTTGAGGCAGAAGAAGAATTTAACAGGATTTTTAGGCAGAAGGATTTACCGACAGAAATCCCGGAAATTGAAATAAATGATGGGATACTTGATGAAAAAAAGGAAATTGAACTGGTTGAATTTCTTTCAAAAACAGGTATGGTAAGTTCAAAATCAGAAGGAAAACGTCTAATAATCCAGAAAGCAGTTAAAATAGATGGAGAAAACATAACAGACCCATTTTTAAAAATAAAGGTTAAAGATGGAATGATAGTAAAGATAGGGAAAAGAAAATTTTTTAAAATAAAAAGGAAATGAAAATGGAAGAGATTAGAAAAAAACTTACTGAATATGGTAAAAAAATAGTTGAAAAAGGACTTGTTGCAGGACCTGGTGGAAATATAAGTGCAAGAGATGGTGATTTTGTATATCTTTCTCCGAGTGGATTTTTTCTTGATGAAATAAAAGAAGAAGAATGGGTAAAGGTGGATTTAAAAACAGGTGAGATTTTTGGAAATTTAAGACCGACGTGTGAAATTTCAATGCATCTTGGAATATATGTAATAAGAGAGAATGTTAGAGCAGTTATTCATACCCATCCACCAATTACAGTTGGTTTAATCTCTGCTGGAGTTAAATTTAAGCCATTTTTCCCAGATTATGTTGCTATACTTGGGAAAGATGTTCCTGTTATTGATTATGTGCCACCTGCTGGTGAGGAAATAAGAAAGGCAGTTTGTAAGGAAATAAAAAATGTAAATGTTGTTCTTCTTAAAAATCACGGAGTTGTTGCAGTTGGAGAATCAATAAAAGAAGCATATACAAGAAGTTTAATTGTTGAAGAAGCAGCAAAATCAATTTTTGCTGGAATTTTAAGTGGGAAATTGAGATACTTTACAAAAAAAGAAATTGAGCAGATAGAAAACCTTGAAGCAGAAGATTACAGGAAAGCACTTCTTAAAAATCAATGAACTGGAAAATAAAAGATTTTGTCTTTAATATTGAAAAACCCCTGATAATGGGAATTCTGAACGTAACTCCTGATTCTTTTTATGATGGTGGTAAATTTTTTAATCTTGACAAAGCAGTTGAAAGAGGAATTGAAATTGAAAAAGAAGGAGCAGATATTATTGATATTGGTGGACAGTCAACAAGACCTGGAAGTAAGCAGGTAGATGAAAAAGAAGAAATTGAAAGAGTTATTCCTGTAATTAAAGTTTTAAGCAAAGAATTAAAAATACCCATTTCATGTGATACATTTAGAAGTAAAGTTGCAGAAAAGGCGATTGAGAATGGCGCAAAGATAATAAACGATATTTCTGCCTTTTCCATGGATAAAAATCTGCTTGATGTAATAAAAAATTCTGATTGTGGATATGTTTTAATGCATATGAAAGGTACTCCTGAAAATATGCAGATAAATCCCTATTATGAAGATGTAATGGGAGAAATAAGTGAGTTTTTTGAAGAAAAATTAAAAATTCTTGAAGAAAATAAAGTAAACATTGAAAGAGTTGTGATAGACCCTGGAATTGGTTTTGGAAAAAGAGTTTGTGATAATATTGAAATACTTAAAAATCTTGATAAATTCAAAAAATTTAATAGACCAATTTTGATTGGAACAAGCAGAAAATCTTTTATAGGGAAAATTCTGAATCTTGAAGTTGAAGAGAGATTATCTCCAACAATAGCAACAAATGTATATGCTTATTTAAAAGGAGCAGGTATTTTCAGGGTTCATGATGTAAAAGAAGTTAAAAATGCAATTGATATAATTTACTGGATTGAAAAAGTGGTAGAGATTTAGAAAAAAGATTGTAAATTTTTAAATATCCATCCATATTACTGAAAGATTTGACATCTGAAAGTGAAAAATTATAAATTAAGTGTAAGAGGGGGAAAAATGAGATATTTTTGTACAGATGGAGTAAAGATTAAATTTTTCTTATTTTTTATTCTTTGTTCAATTCTTTTATATGGTGGAGTTTCTGACACATTGAAAGAGATAAAGGAGAATGTAAAAAACAAAGAATATAAAAAAGCGACAGAAAAAAGTTTATCAAATCTTTGTAATTGAAAAGAAATTAGAATGACTTCTTTATTTTGACCGGATATAGATATAAGATTAGAATAAGAACCCGGTGCGTATATACCACTTGGAAACACAAGAAATATCACAATACAGATAGAAGGAGTTTTACCACAGAATGAGGAAGTTATTTTATCCTGCAATTCTGGTAAACTATCTCTCTGGGAAGGTTCAACTCAAAAATCTTTCCCCTATACCTGCTATATATCACAACTACCAAAGACATTAACACTTAAAGGAGAACAAACATCAAACACAATAAAGGACATAACCCTGACACTAACAACATCAAAAGGAGGAGAGGATAAAGGGAAAGCGACAGTATATGAAGTATCAGTAAGTGCAAGTCCGGGTGTGATATGTGCAGGAGGAAATGTTAATCCCAATTTAGATATACATAAAGCAGAGATAATAGCAACAACAACTCCAGCAATAGAAGGAATACAGATAAACTTTGAGATAACAGGGCATAAAGGATATGACAGTATAAAAGATGAGACCGAGTACAATATAAATGGTGCAGATAATGGTAAATTCAGTAATGGTGGGACAAAGTGATACTAAAATAACAGATAGCTAGGGAAAAGCCAGTACGATATATATTTCAGGTTCAGATGCATCAAATCCGGATAAAGGTTTATATTTTTATTCAATCATTAAAGCAAGCAGTGATACAATATCTGATACAACACTTGTACAGATAAATCCACCCCAGATGAATTTGGATATATTTCTTGACCCGGAGACAGAAGAGCCGTTAGATTATTTAATAGCAGATGGAGAAAGCCAGGCATTAAACAAGGTTAAAATTCAATACAATTCAACTCCTCTACCCAATCACACAATCAGTTGGAAATTTAAATTCTGGAAATATGATACTATACTGATTACTATGGATTCCTCAGCACAGATTATATATAATAAAAGTTTATGGGACTTAGAAGATGAAGAATGGGAAGGTGTTTTTAATTTATCGTTTGAATTTGCAGACCCGGATTATGAAGGTACAAGTGATATTCAATATGGCTCAATTACTCCTACATCACAGACAAACCAAAATGGAATAGCAACATCAATATTTACAGCAGGAACAGAGGCAGGATTTATTGAGATTTGGGTATGTGATAATGATTTTAGGATAGTAGAAAGGGGTAGTTTTCATATTCGGTTTCCGTGGCGAAAAGGTGAAAAAGGGCAACAAAAACCTTCTGCACCATCAGGGAGAGGGTTTCCACTTGCTTATAAAATTGTAGCAAGATTTAGGTAACAAACCTATGCCTGTTAGTAGTGGTTATAGAAATCCAATTCATAATGAAGAGGTAGGTGGAAAATCTGAAAGCCGACATATGTATGGAGATGCAGTAGATATAAGATTACAAGTTGGGATGGGGATGGAGATATACATTATGATGATTGGAAATTTATGCATGATACTGCAAAAAAAGAAGGAGCTACCTATATTGATACAAAATTAAAAGGATATATTCATATGGATTGGAGATAAATTAACAAAGGAGGATGATACGAGTATGAGAACAAAAAAAAGGAATGTTCAGATTTATTATTGTTTTTTTATTTATTGTTTTAATGAATATCACTCCTTTATCTTTTGGTAATGGAATAGGTCCTCCTTCGCCAGAGGTATTAAAAAAAATTGAAGAACTGAAAACTATAAAGGAAAATATAGAAAAGAGTGAAGGAGATTTGAAAAAGAAATGGATTCAAAAACTTATAAAAATTTTTGAAAGAGAAATTGAATATTTGAAAACATATGATTATAAACCAGATAGTCATAAAGTTATGCCTGATGAAGAGAATTATTTCAGGTATTATTTTCATGAATTAAGTTTTGAAGTTGGGCAACTTCCAAACTTGGATGAAAAAATTATAAAATTACTCATAGGATATCCTACGTATCCTTATAAACATCCTCCTTATACTTATCAACTAATTAAAACAAAAGATAAAGAATGGATTTTAAAACATTTTACTATCTGTGCAAATGATCCTGATGATAATGTAAGAGATAGTGCAATATGTGAATTATCTCTTATAAGTAATCCATTTATTGAAAGTGCGGAGTGGGATTTAACCCCCTATGAGAAAATACATAGAGCCCTTTCTTCAGAAGATAAAAATCTTCTTAAAAAAGTTCTTACAAAAGCATTAGAAGATCCATGTTTCACAATAAGATTATCTGCAATTCGTGGTCTTATAATCTATAAGGATGACCGCGAAATTATTTCAAAGATTGAAAAGATAGCAAAGGAAGACAATCATGAGT
This window of the bacterium genome carries:
- a CDS encoding Gfo/Idh/MocA family oxidoreductase, with the translated sequence MKMKVGFVGCGGIAEAHLNALSNFPDVQLSAFCDIDEQRGKFIAEKYKGKYYKNAKEMINNEELNCIFFCLPPFAHGAELYAIEKNIPFAVEKPVGLDLGLCKEILEGVKEKKLLTCVLYMNRYRRGVKMVKDLSEKSQPVLILGGWIGGTPRQSEKGIWKWWVQKDKSGGQFHEQVTHTVNLTRFFCGDAESVHAFAVKGKNKEVPPYYSIEDAVCVNIKFK
- a CDS encoding flavodoxin family protein, with protein sequence MKITGICGSPRGEKSNTKKLLLKFLEVCKEKGADTEIIDLSKYKVGFCLACEICHKQPSCPLKDDRNLIVEKMLISDGIVFASPVYIDSVSAQLKGFFDRTSHFIHCLRLNGKYTFGIVTSGSGRGETVLDYIKHYSNIVGAQFVSGINVRVPLKDEDFNKVIVYAEDFLKAIEEKREYKDQMEKIEKNKGYFKKLVEMRKEEWKYEYEYWQKVK
- the tyrS gene encoding tyrosine--tRNA ligase, whose protein sequence is MEKEIKRQLEVIKRGVVEIIEEEELETKLKESIEKNKPLRIKYGIDPTAPEIHLGHTVPIKKLRDFQNLGHKVIFLIGDFTARIGDPTGRKETRPILSVEEIQKNLSSYKEQVSKLLDIDKTEFVYNSTWLSKLNLEEIIKLTSIFTVAQILEREDFTARYKEKKPIFLHEFLYPLLQGYDSYVLNADIEIGATEQKFNLLAGRTIQSYLGQEKQVVITMPILVGTDGKLKMSKSYGNHIPINTDPFDMFGKIMSIPDSIMEDYFSLLTDIEPETYRSMIEENPRDAKAYLAKEIVKFFFGKEKAVEAEEEFNRIFRQKDLPTEIPEIEINDGILDEKKEIELVEFLSKTGMVSSKSEGKRLIIQKAVKIDGENITDPFLKIKVKDGMIVKIGKRKFFKIKRK
- a CDS encoding class II aldolase/adducin family protein, whose translation is MEEIRKKLTEYGKKIVEKGLVAGPGGNISARDGDFVYLSPSGFFLDEIKEEEWVKVDLKTGEIFGNLRPTCEISMHLGIYVIRENVRAVIHTHPPITVGLISAGVKFKPFFPDYVAILGKDVPVIDYVPPAGEEIRKAVCKEIKNVNVVLLKNHGVVAVGESIKEAYTRSLIVEEAAKSIFAGILSGKLRYFTKKEIEQIENLEAEDYRKALLKNQ
- the folP gene encoding dihydropteroate synthase produces the protein MNWKIKDFVFNIEKPLIMGILNVTPDSFYDGGKFFNLDKAVERGIEIEKEGADIIDIGGQSTRPGSKQVDEKEEIERVIPVIKVLSKELKIPISCDTFRSKVAEKAIENGAKIINDISAFSMDKNLLDVIKNSDCGYVLMHMKGTPENMQINPYYEDVMGEISEFFEEKLKILEENKVNIERVVIDPGIGFGKRVCDNIEILKNLDKFKKFNRPILIGTSRKSFIGKILNLEVEERLSPTIATNVYAYLKGAGIFRVHDVKEVKNAIDIIYWIEKVVEI
- a CDS encoding HEAT repeat domain-containing protein; translated protein: MFRFIIVFLFIVLMNITPLSFGNGIGPPSPEVLKKIEELKTIKENIEKSEGDLKKKWIQKLIKIFEREIEYLKTYDYKPDSHKVMPDEENYFRYYFHELSFEVGQLPNLDEKIIKLLIGYPTYPYKHPPYTYQLIKTKDKEWILKHFTICANDPDDNVRDSAICELSLISNPFIESAEWDLTPYEKIHRALSSEDKNLLKKVLTKALEDPCFTIRLSAIRGLIIYKDDREIISKIEKIAKEDNHEYVREKAQKLLKEMKTQSNKFF